GGACGGGAACACCGCCCGCTATCGGGGCAGTGTCTTCTACGACCTGGTGAAGTCCTCGGTGATCCGCCTCGCGGTGGCGCAGGCAGCCGAGTTGAGACCGTACGGCGTCGCGGCCGTCGCGATCACCCCGGGCTTTCTGCGGTCCGAGGCGATGCTGGACGGCTTCGGGGTCACCGAGGCCAACTGGCGCGACGCGATCGCCCAGGACCCGCACTTCGCCCACTCCGAGAGCCCGGCGTATCTGGGGCGTGCGGTCGCCGCGCTGGCCGCCGATCCTGACGTCATGGCCAAGTCGGGCCGGGCGCTGGCGACGTGGGGGCTGTATCAGGAGTACGGCTTCACGGACGTCGACGGTACGCAGCCGGACTTCGCGGCGCACTGGGCCAGGGAGTTGGTGGCGGAGCACGGGCCGCTGGGGGAGCCGTTGTAGCGCGGGGGCGGGCAGGGCGGGGCGGGCAGGGCGGTACGCCGGTAGGTGGAGCGCGGCTCAGGATTGGAGGCGGGCCGCGCGCATCATCAGATAGCGGGTCTCCGGGACGCTGAGGGTGCGCTCGGCCGCCGAACGGTACGCGGCCAGGGCGCCTTCCCGGTCCCCCGCCCGCTCCAGCAGATGGGCCCGCACCGCGTCGAGCCGGTGGTGGCCCGCCAACTCCTTCTCCAGACCGGCGAGTTCCGCGAGCCCGGCCTCCGGGCCGTGTGCCATCGCCACCGCCACCGCCCGGCTGAGTTCCGCCATCGGCTCCGGGCCGGGGGCGCGGCGCAGCAACTCGTCGTACAGGGCCACGATCTGGAGCCAGTCGGTGCTGTCGGTGTCCGCCGCCTCGTCGTGCAGCGCGGCGATCGCGGCCTGCAACTGGTAGGGACCGGCGGGTCCTTGGGACAGCGCCTCCTCGACCAGCGCCGTACCCTCCTCGATCGCGGCGCGGTCCCAGCGGGTCCGGTCCTGCTCGTCCAGCGGGACGAGTTCGCCGTGCGGTCCCGTACGGGCCGCGCTCCGCGCCTCCGTGAGCAGCATCAGGGCGAGCAGGCCCGTCACGGCGCCGTCCGCCGGCAGCAGCCGCCGTACCGCTCGGGTCAGCCGGATCGCCTCGTACGCGAGGTCCGCGCGGTGCAGTTCACTGCCGGACGTCGCCGTATAGCCCTCGTTGAAGATCAGATAGAGCACCTGGAGCACGGTGGCGAGTCGGCGGTCGCGGTCCTCGGGGCCGGGCTGCCGGAAGGGCAGTCCCCTGATCTTCTGCTTGGCCCTGCTGATGCGCTGCGCCATCGTCGCCTCGGCCATCAGATGCGCGCGGGCGATCTCGGCGGTGGTCAGACCGCCGACCGCGCGCAGCGTGAGGGCGGTCCGGCCGGCGGCGGGCAGTTCCGGATGGCAGCAGAGGAAGAGCAGGGTGAGGGTGTCGTCCTCCGAGGGGGCGCGGCTCTCGCCGGGCGCGGGTGCGGTGAACGCGTCCCTGGGGGTGAGCGCGGCGGCGTTCTCCTCGCGCCTGCGGCGGGCCTCCTCGCTGCGGAACTGGTCGACGAGCCGGCGGGAGGCCGTTCTGATGAGCCAGCCGCGCGGGTTGTCGGGCGGGCCGTCGGCCGGCCACTGCTGGGCGGCGGCGACGAGGGCTTCCTGGACGGCGTCCTCGGCGAGGTCGAAGTGGCCGTAGCGCCGCACGAGCGCGCCGAGGACCTGCGGCGCGTGCTCGCGCAGCAGGTCCTCGATCGGGGTGGTGCCCGTACGGTCGTCCTTCGTCGCGTCGTCCACACCGCGCATTACACCCCGTGGCGGGCGGGCCGCGCACGGCGCGCGCCAGGCGTCGGTCCTCGGACCCCGGACCGTGGGTGTCGGTCCTCGGACCCCGGACCGTGGGTGTCGGTCCTCGGACCCCGGACCGTGGGTGTCGGTCCTCGGACCCCGGACCGTGGGTGTCGGTCCTCGGACCCCGGACCGTGGGTGTCGGTCCTCGGACCCCGGACCGTTGGCGTCAGCCCTCGGACCCGGGACCGTCCGGGATGGGCCGGATGACGACCGGGTAGGACGGCACCCCCTCGGGCTGCGGGCAGGCCGCGACGCGCGCGGCGATCTCCGTGACCCGTTCCAGGCTCGCGCAGTCGAGCACCCAGTAGCCGGCCAGCAGCTCCTTCGTCTCGCCGTACGGCCCGTCCGTGATCACCGGCTTTCCGTCCTTGCCCGCGCTGACGAGGCGGGTCTGGGACGGTGCGCCCAGACCGTTGGCGTCGACCAGCTCGCCGGAATCGGCCAGATCGTTGTTGATCTCTCCCATGAAGGCGAACATCGCCGTCAGGTCCTTCTCGCTCCAGGCCGCGCTGTGCTCGGACGCCTTGCCGCTCATGGCGTCGTAGTCGGCCTGCGAACCCTGGACCATCACCAGATACTTCATGACGTCACTCCTCGGTGTGGCTTGCTGTCGCCCCTCATGGGCAACGTTCACAGGGGACGTCGGAGCGGGTGGCGGGTTCTCGACAGTTCACGACGGCTCGCGTGAAACTTTTTCGCGAATCACCCGGTCGGCTCCGGAGCAGGGGCGGATGACGCCTGCGGGCGGGTGACGGTACGGGGGGGGGTGGCGGGCGCGGGCGGGGCACCGGCCGGGGGCGCCCCCGGGGCGGGCGCGTACGGAACGGGCCGGCGGCGGGTCCGGCGGATCACACGCGGCCGGCCGGGGCACGCAGGTCCGGCGGACCCTACGAGATCCGCCAGGTCAGGAGGGGTCAGGCAGGTCCCGAGGGGAGATCCGCGCAGGTGTCCGACGCGGGAAGCTCGTCCGCGAGAAATATCGTCTGCGCCATCATCTTGAAGCCGGACATCTTCTCGCGGAAGGTCTCCACGGACTCCTCGGGGTGGACGGAATCGATGACGGCGTGCTCGCCGACGGCGTTGAACTGATGGCTCACCCCGCGCGGGATCTGCATGTCCACGAAGGAGCACGGCGGCACGACCACGTTGTACCGGGTCCGCTCCACCCCCGGCGGGGTGTCCGGCAGCACGTCCTCGAACGCGCGCAGGGAGAAAGGCGTCACCCCGGCGACACCGGCGATCTCGAACGGGGAGAGGCTGCTGACCCGGATCCGGGTGTCCGGCCCGGTCATCATCCGCACGAATCGCAGACCCGTGTGCATATGCATACGGGAACAGACGCCGCGCTCCTCGACATTGTAGAAATCCATCAGATAGCGGTCGGCGAAGAAATCGTCGAAGGGCGCTTCGAGCATATAGACGTCGCCCTCCTCGAAGGTCTGGAACCGGCTTATCCCGTCCTTGTCCCGGGTGGTCGCCGATTCGCTTCTCTTCGCGTCCCGTACGACCTTGGTGAAGGCGTCCACCACGGCCAGGGCGATTTCTTCGGGAAGTTGGAGGACGGGCGTGACGACATTTCTCGCCGCGTCCGTGAATTCGGCGACGTCATGGACCTCGTTCTCGTCGTTCGCCTCGTGTTTCATTCGTGTATGCGAATTGTCCATCCGAATCAAGCTCCGTCGTCTAGGATCTGTGCGGTTGACTCAACGAAACCACGCGCTTGTCGGGGCAGTTGGAGGGGGCCGTCGTGATCTGCCCGCACTGTGAGAAAAACCTTCTCCACCGGGAGCGGGTCCGAGGCACCTGCCCGAAGTGCAAGCGGGCGTTCGCCCTCGAACCGAAGGACAACCCGCTCCGCCTGCACGACGTCCGGATGCGCAAGCTCATCTGGAAACTCGGCAACGGCGAGGGCCTGCGCTACACGCCCGTCCAGCTCTGGTACGCGGCGGCGCGCAACCGCACCCCCGTCAAGGGCACGTCGTACGGCTGCGTCGGCGCCTTCCTGACGGCGGTGATCTCGGCGGTCTCCCTGGTGATCATCGCCGTGACCCGCTTCGATCCGGCCATCATGGTGTTCGTCCTCGTCGGCGCCGTGCTCCTCACGGCGTTGCTCCTCCGGATGACCGTCCGCGCCGCCCGCCGCGCGAAGTGGACCGGCACGGTGAGGGTGCCGATGGCGTTCGAGCACTTCCGTACCTCGGTCATCGACCGCTGGACCAGGGTGTACGGCGCCCCGCCGCCGGGACTGACGGACGAGAGCGGCCTGCGGTTCCCGATCGGCCCCGACGGACGGCCGCCGAAGCTGGTGCTGCTCTGCCCGGACCGTACGGTGCTGGCCTTCCTCGCCCTGAACGGCGCCCACCGGCGCCATCCGCTCGCGCTGGCCCAGTCGGTGGACCAGCTCGGCACCATATCCACCGGCACGGCCGGGGAACCGGCCCCGGTGGGCATCGTCCTCCACGACGCCAGCCCGGCGGGTCTGGCCTTCGCCTCCGCGGCCAGGTCCGCGCTCGGCGGCCGGGTCGTGGTCGCCGGGATGCTGCCGCGCACGGTGATGGACCGGACGACCGCGCTGCGGCTGCGCAAGCCGCTGGTCGCGGGCGACCTGGAAGCGATCCGTACGGCGTCGGCGCTGACCGAGGCGGAGGCCGACTGGCTGTCCCGGGGCTGGTGGTCGCCGATAGCCGCCGTACCGCCGGCGAAACTGCTGGCGGTGCTCGACCGGGCCGTGGACCGGGCCGAGGGGATCGCCGACCCGGACCGGGGCCGGGCCCAGCAGGTCGGCTTCCTCACCTGGCCGACGGCGTCATGAGCGCACGGCGTCATGAGGGGGCACGGGGGATGACGGGGACGGGACACGAGGAGCCGGGGCGGCCCGCCGGGCCGGTACGGCGGGCGGTGCTGGACCGCGTCCTGCGGACGGCGGCCGAGAGGGCCGCGGCACCGGGCGGACTGCGCTTCACCGAACGTCAGTTGTACTACGAGGTGTGCCGGGTGCTCCAGCCGTGGCACCGGGCGCCCCGGCGGACGCGGTTCACCTCGCCGCCCCCGCTGAGCTACCCCGCGTACCGGGCCGCGCTGTCGCGTCTCGGGCCCGGGACGGTGGCCGGTCTGCTGCCGCCCGTCGTGCCGGGACCCCGGGAGGCGGCGGGGCGGCACACCCCGGAGCCGGACCTGTTCGACTACGGCCTGCCGAGGCTGCTGGTCTGCGAGTCCGACGACATCGCCGGCATGCTCCGCGCCAACGGGGTGCCGACGGAGTCGGCGTGCCCGGTGTACGGGGTCGCCGAACTCCCTCTCGAACAGGGGGTGTTGCGGATGCTGGCACGGGCGGAACGGGCGACGGTCTATCTGCTGCACGACGCGAGCGCGCGGGGGCTCACCTTCCCCGCCCGGTTCGCCGGGACCGTCGACGTGCCGGACGGGGTGCGCGTCGTCCCGCTGGGGCTGCGGCCCCGGCAGGCGGGCGCGCTCCATCTGGTGCACGGCCGGGGGTGGGCGTACGCCGCCGTGCCCGTCGAAGGCCCGGCGCCGGTCGTCGTCGGCGGAACGGCTCCCGGCAAGAGCCCCGGCAAGAGCCCCGGCAAGAGCCCCGGCAAGGGGCCCGGCGCGGGTTCGGAGGCGGGCCCCGGTGCCGGACGAGGCGCCGGAGCGGATGCCGGACCGGGGCTCGGGCTCGGGTTCGCGCTCGGCCGCCGGGAGCGCGACTGGCTGCGGCGTGGCAGATTCGTGGAACTGGCCGCCGTGAATCCGGCGTCGCTGATCCGTACGGTGCACCGCCTCGTACGGGAAGTCCGCCCGCCCCGCTCGCCGTTGGCCGAACTCCGCGAGGCACGCCGGGCCGGTTTCCTGACCTGGCCCACCGGATGAGAGGAACCGCAGTGCCGCAGCCGCAGAGGCGGGAGATCACCTACACCGACGAGCTCCTCGCCGACCACTCCGTCCACCGGCGCTACTCGGACGGCCGCCAGGAGTGGCGCGGCGTGGGCGGCGGCCCGCACCGCCGGGTCGTCCGCTGGCGTGACGAACAGGGCCGCACCGGCACCGACGAACTGCTCGGGCGCCGGATCGTCAAGCGCGTGTTCGACGACGGGCGCCGGACGATCTACGGCCGCGAGGGCGGCTACGGCCGGACGCAGTGGAGCGACGGCGTGCTGACGGTCAACCGGACGTCGTTCGGCGGCCGGCTGGGCGCCGTGCTGGGCGCGGTGACGGCCGGGGTCGTCATCGGGTCGGTGGCGATGCCGCCCGACGTCCTCTCCTTCGAGGAGGAGGAAGAACTGCGCAGGCAGGCCGAGGCCACCTCGTCGGGCGACGGCGGCAGCGGCGGCGGGAGCGCCGACGGCGGCGGCGACGGCTACGGCGACTGGGGCAACGACCCCGGCGGTGGCGACGACGACTTCGGCTGAGCGAAAGGGCACCGGGCGTCACGCGCCGGGCGGGACGCTCGCCACAAGCCACAAGCCACAAGCCACAAGCCACAAGCCACAAGCCACAAGCCACGAGCCACAAGCGGCATGCCACACGCCACAAGCCACACGCGGCACGCGGCACGCCACAAGCGGCACGCCGCACGCCGCACGCCGCACGCCGCACGCCGCACGCCGCACGCCGCACGCCGTAGGCCCTGTCCCGCACCCGGTGGCGGAAGAGCGAGAAGAAAGGGGATACGCGATGTCCCGCTGGTGCGCGAGTCTGACCGCCGACGACCCGGCCGGGCAGGTGGCTGCCATGGGCGGCCGTCCCGTACGGACCCGGGAGGGCGGCGGCCACGCCTTCGGGCTGCTCGACGGGCCCGGCGCCGCCTCGGGGCCGTACCGGGTGGGCGACGTGTACGCGATCGGCGAGGTCACCCTCCACAACGCGCCCGAACTGCGCGCCCGGCTCGGCGCGGACGGTGCCCCGGGCGGCTCCGGGGACCCCCGTGACTGCCCGGACGGCGAACTGCTGCTGCGCGTCTACGTCAGGTTCGGCGCCGCCGGACTGGCCGCCGCCGACGGCATGTTCGCCCTGGCCATCGCCGAACGCGACGAACTCGTCCTCGTACGGGACCACATGGGCGCCCGCACCCTCTTCCACGCGCGTACCGGCACGGGCGGCCGGACCGCCTGGGCGGCGGCCACCTCCCTGCGGGCGCTCCAGCGATGGCCCGCGCTGGACACCGGACTGCATCTGCCGGCCGTCCGGTCCTTCCTCACGTTCGCGTATCTCCCCGGCAGGGACACCCTGTTGCGCGGGATCCACGAGGTGCTGCCGGGCCGGTGCGTACGGCTGAAGCCGGACGGTTCCACGGTGGAGGAGACGTACTGGGAGCCGGCCGAGGCGATCGACGAGCGCCCGGCCGCCGAACACGCCCGAGAACTGCGCGAGTTGCTGGAGTCCGCCACCGCCCGCCGGCTGCCGACCGCCGAACCCGCCGGCGTGCTGCTCTCCGGCGGGGTGGACAGCAGCCTCGTCACCGCGCTCGCCGCGAAACTGCACGACCACTCCGTCCGGTCGTACTCCATCAGCTTCGGCGGCGACGCCCCCAACGAACTCGCCTACTCCGGACTGGTCGCCGCCCACTGCCACACCGAGCACCAGGTCCTCACCGTGCCCGGCGAGGCGGTCGCGGCCCGGCTGCCCGAGACCGTCGCACTGCTGGACAGCCCGGTCGGCGACCCGCTGACCGTGCCCAACCTGATGCTCGCCGAGGCCGTCGCTGCGGACGGCATGAGCGTGGTGCTCAACGGGGAGGGCGGCGACCCGGTCTTCGGCGGCCCCAAGAACCTGCCGATGCTGATCCACGAACTGCACCGCGACGAACCGGGCGTGGACTCACGGGCGCGGGCCTACGTCGACTCGTACCGCAAGTGCCACGCCGACCTGCCCACGCTGCTCACCCCCGGCGTCCTGGCCGAACTGGCGGACGCCCCGCCGGTGACGGATCTGCTGGCGCCATATCTGACGCAAGGTCAGATGACCAGCCTGCTCAACCAGTTGCTGCACACCAACCTCCGTACCAAGGGCGCCCACCACATCCTCACGAAGGTGGAGCGCGTCACCGCCTCGCAGGGACTGGAGGGCCGCGCCCCGCTGTTCGACCGGGCGGTCGTCGACCACGCGTTCCGGGTGCCGCCCCGGCTGAAGCTCCACGGGACGACTGAGAAGTGGATTCTCAAGGAGGCGGTACGCGACCTGCTGCCGGCGACGATCGTGGACCGCCCCAAGAGCGGTATGCGGGTGCCGGTGCAGCAGTGGCTGGACGGACCCCTGCGCGACCTGGGCCACGACCTGCTCCTCGGCCGGTCCGCACGCGCGCGGGGACTCTTCCGCGAGGACACCATCCGGTCCTGGCTACGGCGGGAGGGGACGCTGCTGCCGCGCCAGGGAGGCAAGTTGTGGCTGGTCCTGACGCTGGAGCTGTGGCTGCGGTCGTTCGAGGTGGGGGCCTGAGCCGCGTCCACGCAGTACCTGACCGCCTTCGGTACGACCGAGCCCGTCCCGCCCTCGGCCGGAACGAACCCGTCCCGCCCTCGGCACGAAGCGGAGGACGGGACAGGACGGGACCGGACGAGGCAGGACGAGGCAGGACCGGACGAGCGGCGCGGAAGGCCGACCGGAGGTCAGCTCTCCTTGGTGGAGTACGAGTGCGCTCCCG
Above is a window of Streptomyces sp. NBC_01498 DNA encoding:
- a CDS encoding asparagine synthetase B family protein, which encodes MSRWCASLTADDPAGQVAAMGGRPVRTREGGGHAFGLLDGPGAASGPYRVGDVYAIGEVTLHNAPELRARLGADGAPGGSGDPRDCPDGELLLRVYVRFGAAGLAAADGMFALAIAERDELVLVRDHMGARTLFHARTGTGGRTAWAAATSLRALQRWPALDTGLHLPAVRSFLTFAYLPGRDTLLRGIHEVLPGRCVRLKPDGSTVEETYWEPAEAIDERPAAEHARELRELLESATARRLPTAEPAGVLLSGGVDSSLVTALAAKLHDHSVRSYSISFGGDAPNELAYSGLVAAHCHTEHQVLTVPGEAVAARLPETVALLDSPVGDPLTVPNLMLAEAVAADGMSVVLNGEGGDPVFGGPKNLPMLIHELHRDEPGVDSRARAYVDSYRKCHADLPTLLTPGVLAELADAPPVTDLLAPYLTQGQMTSLLNQLLHTNLRTKGAHHILTKVERVTASQGLEGRAPLFDRAVVDHAFRVPPRLKLHGTTEKWILKEAVRDLLPATIVDRPKSGMRVPVQQWLDGPLRDLGHDLLLGRSARARGLFREDTIRSWLRREGTLLPRQGGKLWLVLTLELWLRSFEVGA
- a CDS encoding RNA polymerase sigma factor, encoding MRGVDDATKDDRTGTTPIEDLLREHAPQVLGALVRRYGHFDLAEDAVQEALVAAAQQWPADGPPDNPRGWLIRTASRRLVDQFRSEEARRRREENAAALTPRDAFTAPAPGESRAPSEDDTLTLLFLCCHPELPAAGRTALTLRAVGGLTTAEIARAHLMAEATMAQRISRAKQKIRGLPFRQPGPEDRDRRLATVLQVLYLIFNEGYTATSGSELHRADLAYEAIRLTRAVRRLLPADGAVTGLLALMLLTEARSAARTGPHGELVPLDEQDRTRWDRAAIEEGTALVEEALSQGPAGPYQLQAAIAALHDEAADTDSTDWLQIVALYDELLRRAPGPEPMAELSRAVAVAMAHGPEAGLAELAGLEKELAGHHRLDAVRAHLLERAGDREGALAAYRSAAERTLSVPETRYLMMRAARLQS
- a CDS encoding YciI family protein; the protein is MKYLVMVQGSQADYDAMSGKASEHSAAWSEKDLTAMFAFMGEINNDLADSGELVDANGLGAPSQTRLVSAGKDGKPVITDGPYGETKELLAGYWVLDCASLERVTEIAARVAACPQPEGVPSYPVVIRPIPDGPGSEG